Proteins encoded within one genomic window of Bacillus sp. F19:
- the tenA gene encoding thiaminase II — MSFSKECREYAKKWWEGSFEHPFVKGIGEGSLLKEKFKYYVMQDSYYLTHFAKVQAFAGAMATDLHTTYRMSVHSQGTYEAELSLHQQFSVLLGITDTERKEFKPSPTAYAYTSHMYRSVATGNLGEIIAALLPCYWLYYEVGEHLKDCKPGDEVYEKWIATYHGDWFKELVLEQVARFDELALRASDHERQMMKENFLISSMYEYRFWDMAEKMEAWDETQTMLMQK; from the coding sequence ATGTCATTTTCAAAAGAATGCCGGGAGTATGCAAAAAAATGGTGGGAAGGAAGCTTTGAACATCCTTTTGTAAAAGGGATTGGTGAAGGCAGCCTTTTAAAAGAGAAATTTAAATATTATGTGATGCAGGATTCTTATTACTTAACCCATTTTGCAAAAGTACAGGCTTTTGCAGGGGCTATGGCCACTGACTTGCATACAACGTACCGGATGTCCGTTCATTCGCAGGGAACCTATGAGGCAGAGCTATCTTTGCATCAGCAATTTTCTGTCCTGCTTGGGATCACGGACACCGAACGGAAGGAATTTAAACCATCGCCGACTGCGTATGCTTACACCTCCCATATGTACCGTTCAGTTGCGACAGGAAATCTTGGTGAAATCATTGCAGCTCTGCTTCCATGCTACTGGCTCTATTATGAAGTCGGGGAGCACCTGAAAGATTGCAAGCCGGGTGATGAAGTTTATGAGAAATGGATTGCGACTTATCACGGTGATTGGTTTAAAGAGCTTGTCCTCGAGCAGGTTGCAAGATTTGACGAGCTTGCTCTGCGTGCAAGTGATCACGAGAGACAAATGATGAAAGAAAACTTTCTCATCAGCTCGATGTATGAATATCGTTTTTGGGATATGGCGGAAAAGATGGAAGCATGGGATGAGACACAAACCATGCTGATGCAAAAGTGA
- the tenI gene encoding thiazole tautomerase TenI encodes MKLHLVTDGRHTAAELVKIITDIHTAADAIHIREKNKSAGELIDLIEALHQNGVPKSKLVMNDRVDAAVLSGLHQVQLPSHSFNVKLVKQRFPHLEVGCSVHTAAEAVYCAENGADRLLFGHVFQTSSKNGLEARGISKLAEIAESVSIPVIAIGGITPAVIPDLRDLKIEGAAVMSYVFSAEQPNHAALELADQLKRGMGH; translated from the coding sequence GTGAAATTGCATCTTGTCACAGATGGACGGCACACTGCTGCAGAGCTCGTGAAAATCATCACAGATATACATACAGCTGCAGATGCCATTCATATTAGAGAAAAGAATAAATCGGCTGGGGAACTGATCGACTTGATTGAAGCGCTCCATCAAAATGGGGTGCCAAAATCAAAGCTTGTCATGAATGACCGTGTGGATGCAGCTGTTCTTTCTGGTTTGCACCAGGTTCAGCTCCCATCGCACAGCTTCAATGTGAAACTGGTGAAACAGCGCTTCCCGCATCTTGAGGTAGGCTGTTCCGTCCACACTGCTGCTGAAGCAGTATATTGTGCTGAAAATGGGGCAGATCGTCTCCTTTTCGGGCATGTGTTCCAAACATCATCAAAAAATGGTCTAGAAGCAAGAGGGATAAGCAAGCTTGCGGAAATAGCGGAATCTGTCAGCATTCCAGTCATTGCAATTGGAGGAATCACTCCTGCTGTCATTCCTGATCTAAGAGATTTAAAGATTGAGGGAGCAGCCGTGATGTCCTATGTTTTTTCAGCGGAGCAGCCAAATCATGCGGCACTTGAACTTGCTGATCAGTTAAAAAGGGGGATGGGCCATTGA
- the thiO gene encoding glycine oxidase ThiO has translation MKPLFDAGIIGGGVIGLASAYYLAKAGLRVAVFESGKTGSGASSAAAGMLGAHTETEKDDAFFRFAKESQALYPKLAHDLLLESGIDIQLQYNGMYKLAMTAEEADSLKKRAEIEKDVEWHSKEKVLEYEKDITDAIYGALKIEKDGKLTPAALCKAFTKAIQLMSGKIFENTPVYKVSRFEGSHYEIETPQDTFFCEALILANGTWSSRLIKDLTRNISVHPVKGECLSVTMKDGKLSSTVFHESCYLVPKLDGTIVIGATMKEGTWNTEPSVQGIAALLNKAVTIMPAIENASFHRAWAGLRPGTADSKPFIFKHQGIPNLFVATGHFRNGILLAPKTGEMIRDLFFNRPAAEEYVHAFRMDRADEVKL, from the coding sequence TTGAAGCCTTTATTTGATGCGGGCATTATCGGCGGAGGAGTCATTGGGCTTGCCTCTGCCTATTATTTAGCGAAAGCCGGTCTTCGAGTTGCGGTATTTGAAAGCGGAAAAACAGGCAGCGGAGCATCCAGTGCTGCGGCGGGTATGCTCGGAGCCCATACTGAAACTGAAAAGGACGATGCTTTTTTCAGGTTTGCTAAAGAAAGCCAGGCACTTTATCCAAAATTAGCTCATGATTTGCTGCTTGAAAGCGGAATTGACATCCAGCTTCAATACAATGGAATGTACAAACTGGCAATGACGGCCGAGGAAGCCGATTCTTTGAAAAAAAGAGCAGAAATAGAAAAGGATGTAGAATGGCATTCCAAAGAAAAAGTCCTAGAATATGAAAAAGACATAACAGATGCGATTTACGGGGCTCTGAAAATTGAAAAAGATGGAAAGCTTACTCCAGCTGCTCTGTGCAAAGCTTTTACAAAAGCCATTCAGCTGATGAGCGGAAAAATCTTTGAAAACACACCAGTATACAAAGTGAGCAGATTTGAAGGCTCCCACTATGAAATTGAAACGCCTCAAGATACGTTTTTTTGCGAAGCTCTTATACTTGCAAATGGCACATGGAGCAGCCGGCTGATAAAGGATTTAACACGTAATATATCTGTTCATCCTGTTAAGGGCGAATGTTTGTCTGTGACAATGAAAGATGGAAAACTATCGTCTACTGTTTTTCATGAAAGCTGTTATCTTGTGCCAAAGCTTGATGGAACTATAGTTATTGGGGCAACGATGAAAGAAGGAACCTGGAATACTGAGCCTTCCGTACAGGGAATCGCTGCTCTCTTGAATAAAGCAGTTACAATTATGCCGGCAATTGAAAATGCCAGTTTTCATCGTGCATGGGCTGGATTAAGGCCGGGAACAGCCGACAGCAAGCCCTTTATTTTCAAGCATCAGGGCATTCCGAATCTCTTTGTGGCAACAGGGCATTTCCGAAATGGCATCCTGCTCGCTCCCAAAACAGGTGAAATGATCAGAGATTTATTTTTTAATAGACCGGCAGCTGAAGAATACGTTCACGCTTTTAGAATGGACCGTGCAGATGAGGTGAAACTATGA
- the thiS gene encoding sulfur carrier protein ThiS, which yields MNIKVNGSMIDMQSSVRTVQDLLAFYEVSKRIVIVEYNSEIIAKEEYAKTVINDGDVFEIVHFVGGG from the coding sequence ATGAACATTAAAGTGAATGGCAGCATGATAGATATGCAGTCTTCTGTGCGCACCGTTCAAGATTTGCTTGCTTTTTATGAGGTGAGCAAAAGAATCGTCATTGTGGAATATAATTCAGAAATAATAGCCAAAGAAGAATACGCGAAAACAGTTATTAATGATGGGGATGTTTTTGAAATTGTTCATTTTGTAGGAGGAGGATAA
- a CDS encoding thiazole synthase, which produces MLTIAGKTFQSRLLLGTGKYPSFDIQKEAVNAAEADILTFAVRRMNIFEPSQPNFLEQLDLSRYTLLPNTAGAKTAEEAVRIAKLAKASGLCDMIKVEVIGCAKTLLPDPVETLKASEELVKEGFIVLPYTSDDVVLARRLEEAGVHAIMPGASPIGSGQGIINPLNLSFIIEQTKLPVIVDAGIGSAADAAKAMELGADGVLLNTAVSAAGNPVKMAAAMKLAIEAGRLSFEAGRIPVKTYASASSPEEGMITS; this is translated from the coding sequence ATGTTAACGATTGCTGGAAAAACCTTTCAATCAAGACTGCTGCTTGGAACGGGAAAGTATCCCTCTTTTGACATTCAAAAAGAAGCGGTAAATGCAGCTGAAGCTGATATTTTAACATTCGCGGTGAGAAGAATGAATATTTTTGAACCGTCTCAGCCTAATTTTCTGGAGCAGCTTGATCTTTCGCGCTACACGCTGCTGCCGAACACAGCTGGTGCAAAAACGGCTGAAGAAGCTGTCAGAATCGCCAAACTCGCTAAGGCTTCAGGGTTATGTGATATGATTAAGGTAGAAGTTATCGGGTGCGCGAAAACATTGCTTCCCGATCCTGTTGAAACCTTAAAAGCAAGTGAGGAGCTTGTCAAGGAAGGATTTATTGTACTTCCTTACACGTCTGATGATGTCGTGCTTGCGAGGAGACTTGAAGAAGCAGGCGTTCATGCGATTATGCCGGGCGCGTCTCCAATCGGTTCAGGACAGGGCATTATCAATCCTTTGAATCTATCATTTATTATCGAACAAACGAAACTGCCGGTTATTGTGGATGCAGGGATTGGATCAGCTGCAGATGCTGCAAAAGCGATGGAGCTTGGAGCGGATGGTGTGCTGTTAAACACTGCTGTTTCAGCTGCAGGCAATCCGGTCAAAATGGCAGCGGCTATGAAGCTTGCCATTGAAGCAGGAAGATTAAGCTTTGAGGCAGGCAGAATACCAGTAAAAACCTATGCATCTGCAAGCAGCCCGGAAGAAGGAATGATTACATCCTAA
- a CDS encoding thiazole biosynthesis adenylyltransferase ThiF: MERYSRQILFSPIGETGQQNIRNGHVLIIGAGALGTANAEMLVRAGVGTLTIVDRDYVEWSNLQRQQLYTEEDAVLRLPKAAAAKQRLSQINHEVEVQAVIEDVTADNIFAFSQHADVIVDATDNFETRLVINDAALKQGIPWIYGACVGSYGLTYTIIPGLSPCLNCLLKQIPMEGQTCDTVGIISPAVQMVASYQTGEVLKLLTGAADQVRKELLSFDVWRNQFSQIKVHALKDEACPSCGDSAVYPFLSRSNSVKTSVLCGRDTVQIRPAVAKEMNFKELAKVLGRAVTEITANPYLLSFQTEHQRVVVFRDGRALIHGTKDMAEAKKIYQRYLG; this comes from the coding sequence ATGGAACGGTACTCTAGGCAAATCTTATTCTCTCCAATAGGAGAAACAGGACAGCAGAACATTCGAAATGGTCATGTGTTAATCATCGGCGCGGGAGCTCTTGGGACAGCAAATGCGGAAATGCTTGTTCGTGCGGGTGTCGGCACACTAACGATTGTGGACCGTGATTACGTCGAATGGAGCAATTTGCAGCGCCAGCAGCTTTACACTGAAGAAGATGCGGTTTTGCGTCTTCCTAAAGCTGCTGCTGCAAAACAAAGACTTTCCCAGATTAATCATGAAGTGGAAGTCCAGGCGGTCATTGAAGATGTAACAGCTGATAATATTTTTGCATTCAGTCAGCATGCAGACGTTATTGTAGATGCGACGGATAACTTTGAAACTCGTCTTGTTATAAATGATGCAGCGCTTAAGCAGGGCATTCCGTGGATCTACGGGGCATGTGTCGGAAGCTACGGCCTCACTTATACAATCATACCGGGACTCTCGCCATGTTTGAATTGCCTTTTAAAGCAAATTCCAATGGAAGGCCAGACGTGCGATACAGTTGGCATTATTAGTCCGGCGGTCCAAATGGTTGCCTCTTATCAAACAGGGGAAGTGCTGAAATTGTTAACCGGGGCAGCGGATCAGGTGAGAAAAGAATTGCTTTCTTTTGATGTTTGGAGAAATCAATTTTCACAAATAAAAGTGCATGCATTAAAAGATGAAGCCTGTCCATCATGCGGGGACTCTGCCGTTTATCCATTTTTATCACGCAGCAACAGTGTGAAAACGTCGGTTCTCTGCGGCAGAGATACGGTTCAAATAAGGCCGGCAGTCGCTAAAGAAATGAACTTTAAGGAGCTTGCAAAAGTACTTGGAAGAGCGGTAACAGAAATCACTGCAAATCCGTATTTACTTTCATTTCAGACAGAACATCAGAGGGTTGTCGTATTCCGTGACGGCCGTGCCCTGATTCATGGAACAAAAGACATGGCTGAAGCCAAGAAGATTTATCAGCGATATTTGGGGTAA
- a CDS encoding DUF445 domain-containing protein, which produces MSNKSKNLAGISLAVMGTGFAAAIPFQGTVAGEFMQGGFEAGLVGGLADWFAVTALFRHPFGLPIPHTALLPKNRNRMIRALVNTIENDWLSKESIQTKLSQINLTEKLLPILEKEVHSDSFKKTMKSFIIQMIESADLGKLAPLIQKQLKGYLTSDEVLKMLKALIHQVLERKYDEKSLDYFLSKLEEWASRRDQREEFGRFAMKAIDNGQADGFLQFAIKSFRNIVNEEKLGKILQDIILNVIGGLRNPESEYRQAILGRVRKELLGIQENHALLEEIDRLILEWDPSENLMTILKKTQVKALAIIEEGSFMDDHLMPFADQLIGKISADKEKTDAIENKIQEQITLFIEKNHSKIGKLVEENLNKLDDEKLIDMIENNVGKDLQWIRVNGAVCGFFIGIVLTGLKMLF; this is translated from the coding sequence GTGTCTAATAAATCAAAGAATTTAGCCGGAATATCACTTGCTGTCATGGGAACAGGGTTTGCTGCAGCGATCCCTTTTCAGGGAACTGTCGCTGGAGAATTTATGCAGGGAGGATTTGAAGCTGGGCTTGTCGGCGGATTAGCAGACTGGTTTGCTGTTACAGCTTTGTTCAGACACCCATTCGGCTTGCCTATCCCTCACACCGCGTTACTGCCTAAAAATCGAAACAGGATGATTAGGGCACTTGTTAACACAATCGAAAATGACTGGCTGTCAAAAGAAAGCATTCAAACGAAATTATCACAAATAAATCTGACAGAAAAGCTGCTGCCTATTCTTGAAAAAGAGGTACATTCCGATTCTTTCAAAAAAACAATGAAATCGTTCATTATCCAAATGATTGAAAGTGCTGATTTGGGAAAGCTTGCTCCCCTTATTCAGAAGCAGCTGAAAGGTTATTTAACGTCAGATGAAGTATTAAAGATGCTTAAAGCTCTCATTCATCAGGTTCTTGAACGGAAATATGATGAAAAGAGCCTGGATTATTTCCTTTCAAAATTAGAGGAATGGGCATCAAGGCGTGATCAACGGGAGGAGTTTGGCAGATTTGCGATGAAGGCCATTGATAATGGACAAGCTGATGGTTTTTTGCAATTTGCCATAAAATCCTTCCGGAATATTGTAAATGAAGAAAAACTCGGAAAGATTCTTCAGGATATTATCCTGAATGTTATTGGGGGGTTGCGAAATCCTGAGAGTGAATATCGTCAGGCCATCCTTGGCCGCGTTCGAAAAGAATTGCTCGGCATTCAGGAAAATCATGCTTTATTAGAGGAAATAGACCGGTTGATTTTAGAGTGGGACCCTTCAGAAAATCTGATGACAATCTTAAAGAAAACGCAAGTAAAAGCTTTAGCCATCATTGAAGAAGGTTCATTTATGGATGATCATCTTATGCCTTTTGCTGATCAATTAATCGGAAAAATAAGTGCTGATAAAGAAAAAACAGATGCAATCGAGAACAAAATACAGGAACAAATTACTCTTTTTATTGAAAAAAATCATTCGAAAATCGGTAAACTGGTCGAAGAGAATTTAAACAAGCTTGATGATGAGAAATTAATTGATATGATAGAAAATAATGTAGGGAAAGACTTACAGTGGATCCGTGTGAACGGTGCAGTGTGCGGATTTTTCATCGGAATCGTTTTGACAGGACTTAAAATGCTCTTTTAA
- the fabI gene encoding enoyl-ACP reductase FabI has translation MNLSLAGRNVVVMGVANKRSIAWGIARSLHTAGARLIFTYAGERLEKSVRDLVETLDRNDSIVLPCDVTNDAEIDTCFEAIKNEVGVIHGIAHCIAFAHKEELSGEYMNTTRDGFLLAHNISSYSLTAVAKAARGLMTEGGSIVTLTYLGGERVLPNYNVMGVAKASLDASVRYLASDLGKDGIRVNSISAGPIRTLSAKGISDFNSILKDIEERAPLRRTTTPEEVGDTALFLFSDLARGMTGENLHVDSGYHILG, from the coding sequence ATGAATTTATCATTAGCTGGACGCAATGTAGTCGTAATGGGCGTCGCAAACAAACGAAGCATTGCCTGGGGAATTGCCCGTTCTCTTCATACGGCAGGAGCACGTCTTATTTTTACATATGCAGGTGAACGCCTTGAAAAATCAGTGCGCGATTTAGTTGAAACGCTTGATCGCAATGATTCGATTGTCCTTCCTTGTGATGTAACAAATGATGCTGAAATTGACACTTGTTTTGAAGCGATTAAAAATGAAGTAGGCGTTATTCATGGAATTGCACATTGCATCGCGTTTGCACATAAGGAAGAATTGAGCGGAGAATACATGAATACAACCCGCGACGGATTTTTGCTTGCTCACAATATCAGCTCTTATTCACTGACAGCTGTGGCAAAAGCTGCAAGAGGCTTGATGACAGAGGGCGGAAGCATTGTGACACTCACATATCTTGGCGGAGAAAGAGTCCTTCCTAATTACAACGTTATGGGAGTGGCAAAGGCATCACTTGATGCAAGTGTGAGATACTTGGCAAGCGATTTAGGAAAAGACGGCATTCGCGTGAATTCAATTTCTGCCGGCCCAATCCGTACGCTTTCTGCTAAAGGAATCAGCGATTTTAACTCCATTCTGAAAGATATCGAAGAACGCGCGCCGCTGCGCCGTACAACAACTCCGGAAGAAGTTGGGGATACAGCACTTTTCTTGTTCAGTGACCTTGCAAGAGGGATGACTGGAGAAAATCTACATGTAGACTCCGGATATCATATTTTAGGTTAA
- a CDS encoding SRPBCC family protein, with translation MSEFQDQVTVNAPLDQVFKFSADVENAPLFMQNVTKVVKLTDGPVQAGTKYRETREIRGREASAVIEFIEYVQSAKYSVKSEMKGMEAIYHYTFSASGNQTTIRFECEINAKKFTMKLIKPVFVKIMKKEDGDHLQRLKKALEAQAADDKKGQ, from the coding sequence ATGAGTGAATTTCAAGATCAAGTCACTGTAAATGCACCGCTTGACCAAGTATTCAAATTTTCCGCTGACGTTGAAAATGCCCCTCTGTTTATGCAAAATGTGACGAAAGTAGTGAAGCTGACGGATGGACCTGTTCAAGCAGGCACGAAATACAGAGAAACCCGTGAAATAAGGGGAAGAGAGGCTTCAGCGGTTATTGAATTTATTGAGTATGTTCAGAGTGCAAAGTACTCAGTTAAAAGTGAAATGAAAGGGATGGAAGCCATCTATCATTACACGTTTTCTGCATCAGGCAATCAGACGACAATCCGTTTTGAATGTGAAATCAATGCGAAAAAATTCACAATGAAACTCATTAAGCCGGTATTTGTGAAGATTATGAAAAAAGAAGACGGAGATCATCTTCAGCGTTTAAAAAAAGCATTGGAAGCTCAGGCTGCGGATGATAAAAAAGGACAGTGA
- a CDS encoding GNAT family N-acetyltransferase — translation MGLTFKLAASDELEEIYELAGENRREATNHVSDDNKEKMIEAYEYSAKYQAYFVCLMDGSTMLGWIMIDKAFDFLTGDEIGWINDLYVKVPYRGKGYSKLLMEEAIKEFKKNGYSDVRLNVYAHNQKAMKLYEQMGFKDVSKFMKVSL, via the coding sequence ATGGGGTTAACATTTAAACTGGCAGCTTCAGACGAATTAGAAGAAATTTACGAATTAGCAGGAGAAAACCGCAGGGAAGCAACCAATCACGTTTCAGACGATAATAAGGAAAAGATGATTGAAGCCTATGAATATTCCGCAAAATATCAGGCTTATTTTGTTTGCTTGATGGACGGCAGCACAATGCTTGGCTGGATTATGATTGATAAAGCATTCGATTTCTTAACGGGAGATGAAATTGGCTGGATTAATGATCTATATGTAAAAGTGCCATACAGAGGCAAGGGATACTCCAAGTTATTGATGGAGGAAGCAATAAAAGAATTCAAAAAAAACGGGTACAGCGATGTTAGGCTGAATGTGTATGCACATAACCAAAAAGCGATGAAACTGTATGAACAAATGGGATTCAAAGACGTCAGCAAATTTATGAAAGTATCACTTTAA
- a CDS encoding spore coat CotO family protein, whose product MKKHQSVKNPPLLYIVQPELEPVLTSMQKTYVLRKDLPAETAAVPEEPVLSEEVKAESAMLKEKRLTKPLHSFNDLTNKEKIELLLNLPERLSSLNCSISTNVKTHIGKVTEYKDECVLINGEKIPLNEIQAITLKDL is encoded by the coding sequence GTGAAAAAGCATCAATCTGTTAAAAATCCTCCGCTGCTGTATATCGTTCAGCCGGAATTGGAACCTGTTTTAACATCTATGCAAAAAACATATGTCTTAAGAAAAGATCTGCCGGCAGAAACAGCAGCGGTACCTGAAGAGCCAGTATTGAGCGAGGAAGTGAAAGCTGAATCTGCTATGCTGAAAGAAAAAAGGCTGACAAAGCCTCTGCACTCGTTTAACGATCTTACAAATAAAGAGAAAATTGAGCTGCTTCTAAATTTACCTGAGAGACTCTCCAGTTTAAATTGCAGCATCAGTACAAATGTAAAGACTCATATTGGAAAAGTAACAGAATATAAAGATGAGTGTGTTTTGATTAATGGAGAGAAGATTCCGTTAAACGAGATTCAGGCTATCACTTTAAAAGATTTATAA
- a CDS encoding manganese catalase family protein gives MWTYDKKLQYPVRVSTCNPTLAKFLIEQYGGADGELAAALRYLNQRYSIPDKVVGLLTDIGTEEFAHLEMIATMIYKLTKDATPQQLKEAGIGDHYVIHDSALFYQNAAGVPFTASYIQAKGDPIADLYEDIAAEEKARATYQWIIDMSDDPDLNDSLRFLREREIVHSQRFREAVEILKEERDRKKIF, from the coding sequence ATGTGGACATATGATAAAAAGCTGCAATACCCTGTAAGAGTCAGTACATGCAACCCTACTTTGGCCAAATTTTTAATTGAACAATATGGAGGAGCGGACGGAGAGCTTGCTGCTGCATTGCGTTATTTGAATCAGCGCTATTCCATTCCTGATAAAGTCGTCGGACTTCTTACAGATATTGGAACGGAAGAATTCGCCCATCTTGAAATGATTGCGACAATGATTTATAAATTAACAAAAGATGCAACCCCCCAGCAATTGAAAGAAGCTGGTATTGGAGATCATTACGTAATCCATGACAGCGCATTGTTTTACCAAAATGCTGCTGGAGTTCCTTTTACTGCTTCATATATACAGGCAAAAGGAGATCCTATTGCTGATTTATACGAAGATATTGCAGCAGAAGAAAAAGCCCGTGCTACCTATCAATGGATTATTGATATGTCTGATGATCCTGATTTAAATGATTCTCTCAGATTTCTAAGGGAACGGGAAATCGTGCATTCTCAGAGGTTTAGAGAAGCCGTAGAAATTTTAAAAGAAGAAAGAGACAGAAAAAAGATCTTTTGA
- a CDS encoding spore coat protein CotJB translates to MAKTLPPEYYQKLEEIQAVDFVLVELTLYLDTHPDDAQAISQYNQYAQYCRQIKQTFEAQFGPLSQGSPNPSGEYWTWKSGPWPWQV, encoded by the coding sequence ATGGCTAAAACACTTCCGCCCGAATACTATCAGAAGTTAGAGGAAATCCAGGCGGTTGATTTTGTTCTTGTCGAACTAACCTTATATTTAGACACGCATCCTGATGATGCTCAGGCTATCTCCCAATATAACCAGTATGCACAATATTGCAGACAAATCAAACAAACGTTCGAAGCCCAATTTGGACCTCTCAGTCAAGGAAGTCCTAATCCTTCAGGTGAATACTGGACATGGAAAAGCGGTCCATGGCCATGGCAAGTATGA
- a CDS encoding spore coat associated protein CotJA codes for MKNQESFSSVKTYIPFHSQFDPCPPIGKKYYSTPPNLYLGFQPPNLPQFSPYEALKKGTLWPVFYDYYENPYKKGGS; via the coding sequence ATGAAAAATCAGGAATCTTTCTCCTCAGTTAAAACCTATATTCCTTTTCACAGCCAATTCGATCCCTGTCCGCCGATCGGCAAAAAATACTACTCGACTCCCCCAAACTTATATCTGGGATTTCAGCCGCCCAATCTTCCTCAATTCTCCCCATATGAAGCCTTAAAAAAAGGTACATTATGGCCTGTTTTTTATGATTATTATGAAAATCCATATAAAAAAGGAGGAAGCTAA
- a CDS encoding CotS family spore coat protein: protein MKKEDSNEEEETYVLSPEEEAKLVKLAEYIIQSWDVQVDRIEVIQGGQMALVWKIHTSNGPVCLKRIHRPEKKALFSINAQNYLAEKGGRVPGIIRNVHNDLFTKQGPFLFVLYDWIEGGVFDLAVDPDLEVVMKGLAEFHLWSEGYHPPEGIPVFKKLGRWQNHYIKRCQQMESWKIIAQNTPDNPFSQLYLQEIDYFIEQGRQTLDRLMNSKYVPWIEEQSANPTLCHQDYGAGNTVLGNDGKIWVIDLDTVSYDLPIRDLRKMIIPLLDTTGVWDEARFQLMMNAYESVNPLTSEQKEVMYIDMLFPYEMYDIAREKFVRKTDMFPEELAQAFQYERIKEAHLNSLINS from the coding sequence ATAAAAAAAGAAGATAGCAATGAAGAAGAAGAGACATATGTTCTCTCTCCTGAAGAGGAAGCCAAACTTGTTAAGCTTGCGGAATACATTATTCAGAGCTGGGACGTTCAGGTTGACCGGATTGAAGTCATTCAAGGCGGGCAAATGGCACTCGTATGGAAAATTCACACGAGCAATGGACCGGTTTGTTTAAAGCGGATACACCGTCCTGAGAAGAAAGCATTATTCTCCATTAATGCACAGAATTACTTAGCCGAAAAAGGCGGCAGAGTACCTGGAATCATCCGTAATGTACACAACGATCTCTTTACAAAACAAGGTCCTTTTCTATTCGTTCTTTATGACTGGATTGAAGGCGGCGTATTTGATTTAGCAGTGGATCCGGATCTGGAAGTGGTTATGAAAGGACTGGCGGAGTTTCATCTTTGGTCTGAAGGTTATCATCCGCCAGAAGGCATTCCTGTGTTTAAAAAGCTCGGACGCTGGCAAAATCACTATATTAAAAGATGTCAGCAAATGGAGTCATGGAAAATTATCGCCCAAAATACTCCAGATAACCCGTTCTCTCAATTGTATCTGCAGGAAATTGACTATTTCATCGAACAGGGGCGCCAAACCCTTGACCGCCTGATGAATTCAAAGTATGTCCCTTGGATTGAAGAACAGTCTGCAAATCCAACCCTTTGCCATCAGGATTATGGCGCAGGAAATACTGTGCTCGGGAATGACGGCAAGATTTGGGTCATCGACTTAGATACGGTCTCTTATGATCTTCCTATCCGCGACCTGCGAAAAATGATTATACCTTTACTTGATACAACAGGAGTGTGGGATGAAGCAAGATTCCAATTAATGATGAATGCTTATGAAAGTGTCAATCCTTTAACGTCTGAACAAAAAGAAGTGATGTATATCGATATGCTATTCCCTTATGAAATGTATGATATTGCACGGGAAAAGTTTGTCAGAAAAACAGATATGTTCCCAGAGGAGCTTGCTCAGGCTTTCCAGTATGAAAGAATCAAAGAAGCCCATTTAAACAGCTTAATTAATTCATAA